In a single window of the Papaver somniferum cultivar HN1 chromosome 8, ASM357369v1, whole genome shotgun sequence genome:
- the LOC113304589 gene encoding two-pore potassium channel 1-like → MAHDDATNTVFTALLKPSSQPNKIGSVKRRIRRSASAPIDFIPQEKDDCAVPRNQSIFFNVHPSFRQVPLILALYLGVGAICFCLVKDQIKGQKTNEILDAIYFCIITMTTVGYGDLVPDSVATKLLACAFVFTGIAIIGFFLTKSADFLLEKQEALLVKCLHMNEKVGGLEILKELETNRVKYKFFINLGVLLLLMAVGTVFLIRVEKLSFVDAFYCVCATITTLGYGDKSFSTKVGRIFAIFWILTSTICLGLFFLHLAELTSERKQQSIVKWVLTRKMTHVDLEAADFDDDGVVSATEFILYKLKEMGKVKQEDIVLLMKQFEDLDVDQSGTISTSDITLAYMEGN, encoded by the exons atgGCTCATGATGATGCAACAAACACTGTGTTCACTGCTTTGTTAAAACCTTCTTCCCAACCCAATAAAATAGGTTCGGTCAAGAGAAGGATTCGACGGTCCGCAAGTGCCCCTATTGACTTCATTCCTCAAGAAAAGGATGATTGTGCAGTTCCTCGTAACCAATCGATTTTCTTTAATGTACACCCTAGTTTTAGACAGGTACCGTTGATTCTTGCTCTGTATCTTGGCGTAGGAGCCATTTGCTTCTGCCTAGTCAAAGATCAAATCAAAGGTCAGAAAACAAATGAGATCCTTGACGCCATATATTTTTGCATTATAACAATGACCACAGTTGGATACGGAGATCTTGTTCCAGATAGCGTTGCCACAAAATTACTGGCCTGCGCCTTTGTCTTTACAGGAATTGCTATTATCGGGTTTTTTCTTACTAAGTCAGCAGACTTCCTTTTAGAGAAGCAGGAAGCGTTGTTGGTTAAATGCTTACACATGAATGAAAAAGTCGGTGGACTTGAGATTCTGAAGGAACTAGAAACTAACAGAGTAAAATACAAGTTCTTTATAAATTTAGGAGTGCTTTTGTTGCTTATGGCAGTTGGTACGGTTTTCTTGATAAGAGTTGAGAAATTAAGCTTCGTTGATGCCTTCTATTGTGTCTGTGCCACCATAACAACTTTAGGTTACGGTGACAAGAGCTTCTCAACCAAAGTAGGGCGTATTTTTGCTATCTTTTGGATATTGACTAGTACCATCTGTTTGGGTTTGTTTTTCCTACACCTTGCCGAACTGACTAGTGAGCGTAAGCAGCAGTCAATAGTCAAATGGGTCCTTACACGAAAGATGACTCATGTCGATCTCGAGGCAGCAGACTTTGATGATGATGGGGTCGTAAG TGCTACGGAATTCATTCTGTATAAGCTTAAAGAGATGGGTAAAGTAAAGCAGGAAGATATTGTACTTCTGATGAAGCAATTTGAGGATCTTGATGTTGATCAATCTGGAACAATTTCAACATCTGATATAACACTTGCATATATGGAGGGCAACTGA
- the LOC113306841 gene encoding two pore potassium channel a-like isoform X1, whose translation MFFRYLLTESPLLVTHLMAHDDSTNTVSTALLEPSSQPNKVGSVKRRIRRCASAPIDFIPQEKDDCAVPRNQYIFFNVHPSFRQVSLILALYLGIGAICFCLVKDQIKGQKTNEILDAIYFCIVTMTTVGYGDLVPDSVTSKLLACAFVFIGMAIIGFFLSKSADFLVEKQEALLVKCLHLNKKVGALELMKELETNRVKYKFFINLGLLLLLIAVGTVFLIRVEKLSFVDAFYCVCATITTLGYGDKSFSTKVGRIFAIFWILTSTICLGLFFLHLAELTSERKQRSIIKWVLTRKMTHVDLEAADFDDDGVVSATEFILYKLKEMGKVQQEDIVLLMKEFENLDVDQSGTISTSDITLAYMEGN comes from the exons ATGTTTTTCAGGTACTTGTTAACTGAGTCTCCCCTGCTTGTAACACATCTAATGGCTCATGATGATTCAACAAACACAGTGTCCACTGCTTTGTTAGAACCTTCTTCCCAACCAAATAAAGTAGGTTCGGTCAAGAGAAGAATACGGCGGTGCGCAAGTGCCCCTATTGACTTCATTCCTCAAGAAAAGGATGATTGCGCAGTTCCTCGTAACcaatatattttctttaatgtACACCCTAGTTTTAGACAGGTATCGTTGATTCTTGCTCTGTATCTTGGCATAGGAGCCATTTGCTTCTGCCTAGTCAAAGATCAAATCAAAGGTCAGAAAACAAATGAGATCCTTGACGCCATATATTTTTGCATTGTAACAATGACCACAGTTGGATATGGAGATCTTGTTCCAGATAGCGTTACCTCAAAATTACTGGCCTGTGCCTTTGTCTTCATAGGAATGGCAATTATTGGGTTTTTTCTTAGCAAGTCAGCAGACTTCCTTGTAGAGAAGCAGGAGGCATTGTTGGTTAAATGCTTACACTTGAATAAAAAAGTTGGTGCACTTGAGCTTATGAAGGAACTAGAAACTAACAGAGTAAAATACAAGTTCTTTATAAATTTAGGACTACTTTTGTTGCTTATTGCCGTTGGTACGGTTTTCTTGATAAGAGTTGAGAAATTAAGCTTCGTTGATGCCTTCTATTGTGTCTGTGCCACCATAACAACTTTAGGTTACGGTGACAAGAGCTTCTCAACCAAAGTAGGACGTATTTTTGCCATCTTCTGGATATTGACTAGCACCATCTGTTTGGGTTTGTTTTTCCTCCACCTTGCCGAACTGACTAGTGAGCGTAAGCAACGGTCGATAATCAAATGGGTCCTTACACGAAAGATGACTCATGTCGATCTCGAGGCAGCAGACTTTGATGATGATGGGGTCGTGAG TGCTACGGAATTCATTCTATATAAGCttaaagagatggggaaagtacAGCAGGAAGATATTGTGCTTCTGATGAAGGAATTTGAGAATCTTGATGTTGATCAATCTGGAACGATTTCAACATCTGATATAACACTTGCATATATGGAGGGCAACTGA
- the LOC113306841 gene encoding two pore potassium channel a-like isoform X2: MAHDDSTNTVSTALLEPSSQPNKVGSVKRRIRRCASAPIDFIPQEKDDCAVPRNQYIFFNVHPSFRQVSLILALYLGIGAICFCLVKDQIKGQKTNEILDAIYFCIVTMTTVGYGDLVPDSVTSKLLACAFVFIGMAIIGFFLSKSADFLVEKQEALLVKCLHLNKKVGALELMKELETNRVKYKFFINLGLLLLLIAVGTVFLIRVEKLSFVDAFYCVCATITTLGYGDKSFSTKVGRIFAIFWILTSTICLGLFFLHLAELTSERKQRSIIKWVLTRKMTHVDLEAADFDDDGVVSATEFILYKLKEMGKVQQEDIVLLMKEFENLDVDQSGTISTSDITLAYMEGN; the protein is encoded by the exons ATGGCTCATGATGATTCAACAAACACAGTGTCCACTGCTTTGTTAGAACCTTCTTCCCAACCAAATAAAGTAGGTTCGGTCAAGAGAAGAATACGGCGGTGCGCAAGTGCCCCTATTGACTTCATTCCTCAAGAAAAGGATGATTGCGCAGTTCCTCGTAACcaatatattttctttaatgtACACCCTAGTTTTAGACAGGTATCGTTGATTCTTGCTCTGTATCTTGGCATAGGAGCCATTTGCTTCTGCCTAGTCAAAGATCAAATCAAAGGTCAGAAAACAAATGAGATCCTTGACGCCATATATTTTTGCATTGTAACAATGACCACAGTTGGATATGGAGATCTTGTTCCAGATAGCGTTACCTCAAAATTACTGGCCTGTGCCTTTGTCTTCATAGGAATGGCAATTATTGGGTTTTTTCTTAGCAAGTCAGCAGACTTCCTTGTAGAGAAGCAGGAGGCATTGTTGGTTAAATGCTTACACTTGAATAAAAAAGTTGGTGCACTTGAGCTTATGAAGGAACTAGAAACTAACAGAGTAAAATACAAGTTCTTTATAAATTTAGGACTACTTTTGTTGCTTATTGCCGTTGGTACGGTTTTCTTGATAAGAGTTGAGAAATTAAGCTTCGTTGATGCCTTCTATTGTGTCTGTGCCACCATAACAACTTTAGGTTACGGTGACAAGAGCTTCTCAACCAAAGTAGGACGTATTTTTGCCATCTTCTGGATATTGACTAGCACCATCTGTTTGGGTTTGTTTTTCCTCCACCTTGCCGAACTGACTAGTGAGCGTAAGCAACGGTCGATAATCAAATGGGTCCTTACACGAAAGATGACTCATGTCGATCTCGAGGCAGCAGACTTTGATGATGATGGGGTCGTGAG TGCTACGGAATTCATTCTATATAAGCttaaagagatggggaaagtacAGCAGGAAGATATTGTGCTTCTGATGAAGGAATTTGAGAATCTTGATGTTGATCAATCTGGAACGATTTCAACATCTGATATAACACTTGCATATATGGAGGGCAACTGA